The Archocentrus centrarchus isolate MPI-CPG fArcCen1 chromosome 5, fArcCen1, whole genome shotgun sequence genome contains the following window.
CATAACAATTTGGTACTTAAGAAAATCGTTCAGGTCAGTGAATCACTCATTTTTTCCTCCATCCAACATGTTCACTTAAACTGACTACAAGAAATCTTCTGTTTGATTTAGTGGGGAAATGTGAAGATTGCATTAACTATCAAAGCAGATATTTCAAAACGAATGCAGTAGTTTTTTTTCTCGATGGCAGCTGAAAATCAGAGGGTACAGCTGGTAATCTACCAACTGTAAGGTAGATAACTGACCTCCTACAATCCACGTCAGTGTCCTTGGCTAAGATACTAAGCTGACCCACCCGTGTGCTTGatgaagtgctgtatgaatgtggcTTCTAGTAGTAAAATTTACCAGTTCCATTTACCATGTGCTGGTTAACAAAAACAATGGAAAGTCGTACTGTAACAACTTCTGTTTGTGTCAAAAGTAACTGATTGCAAGTTTCTatcaaataatattaataacagCAACAAAACTAGTTGTCACCAATTGATGTTTTGGGGTAACACACCTTTAATGAGCTTCCACAATAGAATATGtcaaattaagtaaaaaaacaacacgTTTCTTAGGTTCCCATGAGATTATATTTAGGGAATCCAGGATGCTGTAAAAAGGAGATGAGAAACATTTTAATGCTTCTTAGCTAAAATGTAATCTGTAAAATCTTTTGTATTATTCTTCAAAAATTTTCACAGAAAGCCTTTAGATAAATGTTTTGGCAAACTAAATCTTCTTAGGCTAGTCAGTTTTTAGCGGGTACCTTTGGATTTATGTTCTTCACTGTGATTACATGTGGTCTTCTCTCTTGTTGAAGTGACTCAGACTTTaaagacaaagcaaaaaaaatgaatggatggatgttgataTGTGACAGTTTTAtacatatcagcacaaaaactgcatgAATTAAGACATTTATTAGCAAACAGTTTGATATTGAattgcatttttattgcatGGTGTTAATTTACAGACTCAGTCTCTGCACAACACTGTCATAATTTCAGTGATATGAAATCCCAGAAGCTTGCCTCTGTACACAGCATGTATCTTCATCCCACCATGgacctcttcctccctctcaacCGAACCTCATCAAGCTTTTTAATGACAGCTGATGATTTCTTGGACGAAGCAGCGTAGCTCTTCAGCAGCTTCTCGAACAGTTCTTCTGTGTTGGGGTGGGTACTGAGGAAGGCTTTCTCCAGCACATACAAGTCCACCCCCTTATCCTCAGGAAGAGCAGAGATGTAACTCAGACCAAAGTCAATGAGAACCAGGTCAGACTCTCCACCCTCTGGGGTGTGTCTCAGCAACATGTTGGAGGTGGTCAGGTCTCCGTGAATGACATCTTCGTCATGCATTTTGGCGAGGATCTGGCCCACTTTCTCAGCCAGCCTCTGCAAATTTGGCTCCTTACAGGATTCAGACTGCTGAGCAGATGCGATGTGGTCGCGCAGAGTTGAGGAGCCCACAATTTCCTCCAGGAAAATACAGTGGGAGGTATAGTCCACAAAGTAGACTACAGGGGCAGATATGCCTGTTGAGAAGAGAGAGCCTTTACAAACTTTGTGTGACTGCAAGGGTACACAAGAACTGAAACATTAACAATAAGAACATGCTGTTGAAGTCTAGCAGTATCCTTTATTTTCCTTACTGTCCCTCATATTAGAAATGCCAAAGGCTAAACTCTCATATGCTGAGCACCGAGCTAATGGCTGATATGAAATTCCTGAATACAGAGAAAGCGCGTTCTCAGCTCCAAAACTTTAAAGGACATATGGTGTGCCTGGTCTTCAGAAAtatagaaaagaaagaacacaatATACACTGTACCGGCAAAAGTATTCACACACAAaagaacttgagtgacatcccattatTAAACCACAGGGTTTattatgatgtcagcccaccctttgcagctatcaCAGCTTCAACACTTCTGAAGTTGTCATGGCTTATGTGCCAACAATCCTAATCATAACACACTTCTACAAAAATTCTATCAACTCAGAACTACCACACACGACAATACTGAAACCActagaaacaggaaaaataatcATAGAAATTGTTTTCCACTAAAATGATCAAATATTAGAAAatacaagcaaaaaaaatataaacattctGTAACTAAATGAAAAGACCTTATATGAAATATCAGAAGAAAGCtctaatcacagaaaaaaaaaaaaaaacttaaaaatagtTCTTCATTCAAGCCTTTAGGTCTTTCTGTATGCAGTGAATGAATCCAATATGCTTCCCGTTGTACCAATAATCTTTCTCAATCACCACCTCTTTTAGGAGGCATCATTCCAATATCTCATAATTTACGGGAACTGCATTAAAATGCAGAGCCATCAGGGATCTTTCATCACTATTTCATATACTGCAGAGATCCTGACTTTTAGCTCTCTTTTGGTTGTACCTGCATGTGCTGGCCCACAAGGGCACTTCAACAAACTGACCACAGGAAGTCCTATTTATGATATTCAACTTTCTTCCAGTGGGGGGGGGTGCAGTCCTTTCATCATTACAATGGCCACAACTGAACATGGGAGACTGACATCTGGTAAACTAGATAAGAAAGATAAAGAAGGCTGAGGAGATTAATGACAATCAGCACtaactaataaataaaagtaattaaaattgTAATGGCTGTAAACAACCTTTGAAAtcctaatattaaaatgtggttATTGGtaaatttttcatattttattaaatggACTAAATGTGTAGGCTAATTTTGAAATCATTCACTTAAAGACCGCGTTTATTTTAAATCAGGCCTCAGCTTCTCTTACCGTAATACACAGTGTATACGCATAACGCAAAACAACGTGGGAGCTGGCTTGGTCGAAGTGTTAAACTGGCCCTCTGGGGAGAAAAAGCGTTGCCCACCCTGGTTCATGACATACATGCATTAAGTATAACTCATTATTAGTGCCGGGCTCCTGATATGTCCATACAGTCGGCTCCGAGGTGTCAGCTGTTGAACTTGCCTGCTCTCCGGCACCGCAGTATGGAGCGGACCTCCTGCGCGGTTCTGCGATGTGTCAGCTTTTCGTCTAACGCTGGGTGCCTGTAGCGTTTTGGGAACCTTTCCTTCACTATCGTTGGCTTTCCCAGAAACTCCGCCCGGTATACCCGAGCTTCTGCCCCTTgtttcagcagctctgcttcactGAGGAACTCTGAGACCGCCATGTTTACTTCCTCCCTCCTCTACGCTCTGTTCTCCTCCGGTTTCCTCTGCACTGTTTTCGCATGCTGCCACCCACCGGCCACATAAAGACCTACAAACACGTTGAGGAGAGAAACGTTTTCGGTTTAGATCAATTCAAACTTCATTTCAGGGTAACAAGTGTTGTcctttcatgaaaaaaataattaaccgCTCAGTTTACAAAACAAATAAGCTCTCTCTTCAATTATTTTCGAGCCTGTATGAGCAACTCTTCCTATGATGTAATTGTTTAACTCATCCAAGCAATGCATCAAGTGGCAGATGGTCAATAGACTGGTACATAATAGtatttttctactctaattgagcactcatAGTACTTTCTCACTTAATTCTTACTTTCTTGCTTAATACTTAATTATGCATCACTTAACTTGGAATTAAAGCACAAACTTAGAGCATCATTGTTTATATCGTTGGCACTATGACCTGCATCCTGCTTTTCCTGTAGCTGCATCAAAGAGCTGTGTACTTATgttctaaataaataacacattaCACTCACAAAGCCTTTGGTGGTTTGATGATGGTTATGTAGAGCACTCTGCTCCTAAAGCTCCCGTACAGAATGTGTTCAGTTAAAATCTGTTTCAGTCCTAATATAAGATTTAATTTTcccctttgtttgtttgttttttttcataaaaaacatccagtgactcctcttACAGACATGGGCATTGTTATTGAGGAAGACAGCACTCTCATTAGGATAAAAGATAAAGAATAAGCTAAAAGTGATAATTAAGAACAACATTTTGTGGGTTTGCAGAGGTCCATTAGTCCCCACAGAGGGGCATAGTAGCAAAATGCCCCCACAGAGGGGCCACCAGATCCCCTTACTTGGTGAAAGATTGTCACATGTACTGTCAAATATCCCATCACGATTTATTATCAGTGAGAAAATGACCCAGGTAGTTTACTTTTATCCATTTATGTGAattctgtgttttgtatttggGTTTTTGAAGACCTGGAACATGTCTGCCTGAAAGCTGTTTGGGTTAGCTTGTGTTTCTTAAaagtgcaaattaaataaaagtgacTTGACATTAAATGATTATTGTTTTCCTGTCCTCTATTTCTATTAAAGTGTTAGTCAgtggcgcagctatatactttctgaggtgtatgaggacacatttttaggtgccccccctccccatgtgtgcagatcacttattcatggacttataaaatataagacttctatgacataacttaccgactgtctttaaacagggacaggaggagaggaggtgaaggagcgcaggggcgcctaatcagtgCCGTAGGTATTTATAGATGTGCCACTGGAAGGGGGATGTTTGGAGTGTGGTCCTACTCCTGAACTTCAGATTAATTATCTCCAGTAAAAGAGTTCTTAATATGGATTCCATATAAAGCACCTGCTTCCTTTCATTTACTCCTCCAGAGCACTGATACCATCAGTGCAGTGTTTGCTCTGAAAGTCAAACTGATTATAAGATTAAGAGCAAACATTTCCAATCTTGTTATCTGGATTCTTTCCAGCCCTTTAGAGAGAATCCCAGAGAAGGTGACAGGACTGTAATTATCGTTCTTTTTTAAGTTTATCAAATCTGAATAAATGAAAGAGACAAACAATATAGAGGCtgtaaaataatatttctattcaGCTACAGTGTAAGCAACTAAGGGAAGcttttaaatacagtatataaataaaagctcCACACCTTTAATCATCATAGACACCTTCACTGCAGATTATGCTCAGGACGAGCCACATTTAGGAACTAAATCTTATTTGTTAAAGATTATTTTAGTCATGTtctgggccttttgcccagtgttttatgttttgtagTTCTAGTCTG
Protein-coding sequences here:
- the tp53rk gene encoding EKC/KEOPS complex subunit TP53RK, which encodes MAVSEFLSEAELLKQGAEARVYRAEFLGKPTIVKERFPKRYRHPALDEKLTHRRTAQEVRSILRCRRAGISAPVVYFVDYTSHCIFLEEIVGSSTLRDHIASAQQSESCKEPNLQRLAEKVGQILAKMHDEDVIHGDLTTSNMLLRHTPEGGESDLVLIDFGLSYISALPEDKGVDLYVLEKAFLSTHPNTEELFEKLLKSYAASSKKSSAVIKKLDEVRLRGRKRSMVG